A part of Mycolicibacterium sp. TUM20985 genomic DNA contains:
- a CDS encoding sensor histidine kinase, protein MVAMTLDEPLPLQDAPSHSRRIGVVPSASMLTGAAIGVLWFWIPLTILIVAISSIPSVIGFLVAGVVFIYLMRGVNWIERVRSEAVFGFGIPFAPRKTSGYSGFQRWAHQLWLDVSSARFWKTVAHHYLRLSYDVFASAIALALLTFAFAGPAVATAIDRSDAAAGLWFLSPPLAWLLAVVALLAASAIVVFAPAVDASIDRWLLPASATAALQDEVSALSDAREGAVSSAQTERHRIERDLHDSVQPRLVSLAMTIGLAQTKLDTNLPQAKLLIAEAHDDAKSALVELRNVVRGIAPTILADRGLDAALSSVVQRIETSGVPTSLNVYLPRRLPDEVEACAYFVVAEALTNVAKHARATQAVVTVRFDETSNALHVSVFDDGVGGAAATTDDDATGLRGLGDRVRAARGNFEVSSPATGPTIVTAVLPCGS, encoded by the coding sequence ATGGTGGCAATGACCCTTGACGAACCGCTTCCCCTCCAGGACGCGCCCTCCCACTCGCGCCGGATCGGCGTGGTGCCCTCGGCCTCGATGCTGACCGGCGCCGCCATCGGCGTGCTCTGGTTCTGGATCCCGTTGACGATCCTCATCGTCGCGATCTCGTCGATACCCTCGGTCATCGGTTTCCTCGTGGCCGGCGTGGTGTTCATCTATCTGATGCGCGGCGTTAATTGGATCGAACGCGTCCGCAGCGAAGCCGTCTTCGGCTTCGGCATTCCCTTCGCGCCTCGTAAGACGTCGGGCTACAGCGGCTTTCAGCGCTGGGCGCATCAACTCTGGCTGGACGTCAGCAGTGCACGGTTCTGGAAGACAGTCGCCCACCACTATCTGCGTCTGAGCTACGACGTGTTCGCGAGCGCTATCGCCCTGGCGTTGCTAACGTTCGCGTTCGCCGGCCCCGCGGTCGCCACGGCGATCGATCGAAGCGATGCGGCGGCGGGCCTATGGTTCCTCTCGCCACCGCTGGCGTGGCTGCTGGCCGTGGTCGCATTGCTGGCCGCCAGCGCGATCGTGGTCTTCGCACCCGCGGTCGACGCATCCATCGACCGCTGGCTCCTGCCGGCGTCGGCGACCGCCGCACTGCAGGACGAAGTCAGCGCGTTGAGCGACGCCCGCGAAGGCGCGGTGTCTTCGGCGCAGACCGAACGCCATCGCATCGAGCGCGACCTGCACGACAGTGTGCAACCTCGACTCGTCTCACTGGCGATGACGATCGGCTTGGCCCAGACCAAGCTCGACACCAACCTCCCCCAGGCCAAGTTGCTGATCGCCGAGGCCCACGACGACGCCAAGAGCGCCCTCGTCGAACTGCGCAACGTGGTGCGCGGCATCGCACCGACGATTCTCGCCGACCGGGGACTGGATGCCGCCCTGTCCTCGGTGGTCCAACGCATCGAAACCTCGGGCGTACCCACCTCGCTGAACGTGTACCTGCCCCGCCGGCTACCCGACGAGGTGGAGGCGTGTGCCTACTTCGTGGTGGCCGAGGCACTGACCAACGTGGCCAAGCACGCGAGGGCCACCCAGGCCGTGGTGACCGTGCGGTTCGACGAGACCTCGAACGCGCTGCACGTCTCGGTGTTCGATGACGGGGTCGGCGGCGCCGCCGCGACCACCGACGACGATGCGACGGGCCTGCGTGGCCTTGGCGACCGGGTTCGCGCGGCGCGAGGTAACTTCGAGGTGTCAAGCCCCGCAACGGGTCCCACCATCGTGACGGCGGTGTTGCCATGCGGATCGTGA
- a CDS encoding phytanoyl-CoA dioxygenase family protein, whose amino-acid sequence MSDEQRTVLADLDDAGVAVRAVDLPPDVVASADRFVGLLRRKTVDKPCVKATPRELAGDPTLFLWGLSGHLLDLAECHIGLPARYLGVEVKRELVESAAGGNHEAVRRWHLDHEDRRILKVVIYLADVGAGAGPFGYVHRSHTAAILESTRGHNLRGVPDDRMQGLVPRTEWTQVTGPRMTAIHVDTGQVFHRVFPPSTSERYSVTFAYSSRSPYYVYSRLMLPRRAIQQLRHSVSQRQWDALCVGRRGPGAG is encoded by the coding sequence GTGTCCGACGAACAGCGCACCGTGCTCGCCGATCTCGACGACGCCGGGGTCGCCGTGCGCGCCGTCGACCTGCCACCCGACGTCGTGGCGTCAGCCGACCGCTTCGTCGGATTGCTGCGGCGCAAGACCGTGGACAAGCCTTGCGTGAAGGCGACGCCCCGGGAACTCGCGGGCGATCCGACGCTGTTCCTGTGGGGGTTGTCCGGACACCTCCTGGATCTCGCCGAGTGCCACATCGGCTTGCCGGCGCGTTACCTGGGCGTCGAGGTCAAACGCGAACTGGTCGAATCCGCGGCGGGCGGCAACCACGAAGCCGTCCGTCGCTGGCATCTCGACCACGAGGACCGTCGAATTCTGAAGGTCGTCATCTACCTCGCCGACGTCGGCGCCGGTGCCGGGCCGTTCGGCTACGTACACCGGTCCCACACCGCGGCGATCCTCGAATCGACGCGTGGTCACAACCTGCGGGGCGTCCCCGACGACAGGATGCAGGGCCTGGTGCCGCGCACCGAGTGGACGCAGGTCACCGGTCCAAGGATGACGGCAATTCACGTCGACACCGGCCAGGTCTTCCATCGAGTCTTCCCGCCGTCGACCTCTGAGCGGTACTCGGTGACGTTCGCCTATTCGAGCCGGTCGCCGTATTACGTCTACTCCCGGCTGATGCTGCCGCGCCGCGCGATACAGCAACTGCGGCATAGTGTTTCGCAGCGGCAATGGGATGCGCTCTGCGTCGGCCGCCGCGGTCCAGGCGCGGGCTGA
- a CDS encoding VOC family protein, which yields MTINARSIEHVRLTVTDIARSRRFYESVFGWPVAFEVPEGADAATLEQLGFLFGGVIYDIGDALIGLRPVADDRFDEDRVGLDHLCLRMSARGELDSAAAHLDDLGIEHEGIKDIGVGYILEFRDPDNIALELMAPK from the coding sequence ATGACGATCAACGCACGTTCCATCGAACACGTTCGGCTCACCGTCACCGACATCGCGCGGTCCCGACGCTTCTACGAGTCCGTGTTCGGCTGGCCGGTCGCCTTCGAGGTGCCCGAGGGCGCCGACGCCGCCACCCTCGAGCAACTGGGCTTCCTCTTCGGTGGCGTCATCTACGACATCGGTGACGCACTGATCGGACTACGTCCAGTCGCCGACGACCGGTTCGACGAGGATCGCGTCGGCCTCGACCACCTGTGCCTACGCATGTCGGCCCGGGGCGAACTCGACTCGGCCGCAGCACATCTCGATGACCTCGGGATCGAGCACGAGGGGATCAAGGACATCGGGGTCGGCTACATCCTCGAGTTCCGCGATCCCGACAACATTGCGCTGGAACTGATGGCGCCGAAATGA
- a CDS encoding IclR family transcriptional regulator, whose translation MTGQMTMLTAIGAATREPARTLSSLTATVVSISVLHEGRIRVVTATRGVVKDVPRMQPFDELPPTHAAGQLLLVAAGSLGGEAPSGVSDEEWRQARATFARPGNLVIDRQQVLTGVCCVAAPVRRPSGEPNASISAISLTPSVPAGLAELVQRASREITRNLALG comes from the coding sequence ATGACCGGGCAGATGACGATGTTGACCGCGATCGGGGCTGCGACGCGTGAACCGGCGCGGACGTTGTCATCCCTGACCGCCACAGTCGTCTCGATCTCGGTACTGCACGAAGGCAGGATCCGGGTGGTCACGGCGACGCGCGGGGTGGTGAAGGACGTGCCGCGGATGCAGCCGTTCGACGAGCTTCCCCCGACGCATGCTGCGGGACAGTTGCTGCTCGTCGCGGCGGGAAGCCTTGGTGGCGAGGCCCCGTCGGGTGTGTCCGACGAAGAATGGCGGCAGGCCCGCGCGACGTTCGCCAGGCCCGGGAATCTCGTCATAGACCGCCAGCAGGTGCTCACCGGCGTGTGTTGCGTTGCCGCTCCGGTGCGGCGGCCCAGCGGGGAGCCTAACGCCTCGATCAGCGCCATCTCGCTCACGCCCTCCGTGCCCGCCGGACTCGCCGAGCTCGTGCAGAGGGCGTCGCGGGAGATCACCCGCAACCTCGCCCTCGGGTGA
- a CDS encoding tyrosine-type recombinase/integrase, whose translation MTRKRRGFGRIRQERSGRYSAAYVGPDTKLHKAPRTYATEGDAEGWLAAERRKIDLGTWGAIERSDGVTLRVYSDNWLEQRQLRPRTKQHYESMLERLILPDLGAIKMVTLTPTRVRQWHTGLGVVHSTRNAHAYALLHAICSTAVQDEVLDANPCRIRAAMQTKRKRDVSVLTPAEVDKLAAKMPAELRASVILAAWCGLRWGETSELRRKDVTKDAATLRIRRAVTYRQGKFHIGEPKTAAGIRDVAVPPHIRPVVLAHLKNHVGREPDALLFPVDTEGGHMHGDNYRTHWEKARAAIGKPNMRVHDLRHVGAVLAAQSGATTAELMHRLGHTTPQMALRYQHVAEGRDAEIAERLSKLVTGEGK comes from the coding sequence GTGACACGGAAGCGCCGGGGGTTCGGCCGTATCCGGCAGGAGCGCAGCGGTCGCTACAGCGCCGCCTACGTCGGGCCAGATACGAAACTGCACAAAGCGCCGCGCACCTATGCCACCGAAGGCGATGCCGAAGGCTGGCTCGCCGCCGAACGCCGCAAGATCGACCTGGGCACCTGGGGCGCCATTGAACGCTCGGATGGCGTGACGTTACGCGTCTACTCCGACAACTGGCTCGAGCAACGGCAGCTGCGGCCACGCACCAAGCAGCACTACGAGTCGATGCTCGAGCGACTGATCCTGCCCGATCTCGGCGCCATCAAGATGGTCACGCTGACGCCGACCAGAGTCCGGCAGTGGCATACGGGTCTAGGCGTCGTCCACTCGACGCGCAACGCGCACGCCTACGCCCTTCTGCATGCGATCTGCTCGACGGCCGTGCAAGACGAGGTGCTTGACGCCAACCCGTGCCGTATCCGCGCGGCGATGCAGACCAAACGTAAGCGCGATGTCAGCGTGCTCACCCCGGCCGAGGTCGACAAGCTCGCAGCGAAGATGCCCGCCGAACTACGTGCAAGCGTCATCTTGGCCGCCTGGTGTGGGCTGAGGTGGGGCGAAACCTCGGAGCTGCGCCGCAAGGACGTCACCAAGGATGCTGCCACGCTCCGTATTCGGAGGGCGGTTACCTACCGTCAAGGCAAGTTCCATATCGGTGAGCCGAAGACCGCCGCGGGCATCCGAGACGTGGCGGTGCCGCCGCACATCCGCCCGGTGGTGCTGGCGCATCTGAAGAACCACGTCGGTCGCGAGCCGGACGCCTTGCTGTTCCCCGTCGACACCGAGGGCGGGCACATGCATGGCGACAACTACCGCACCCATTGGGAGAAAGCCCGTGCGGCGATCGGCAAGCCGAATATGCGCGTTCACGACCTGCGACACGTCGGCGCCGTGCTCGCCGCCCAATCTGGAGCCACTACAGCGGAACTCATGCATCGTCTCGGGCACACCACGCCGCAGATGGCGCTGCGCTATCAACACGTCGCTGAAGGCCGCGACGCCGAAATTGCAGAGCGGCTATCGAAACTCGTTACAGGAGAGGGCAAATGA
- a CDS encoding DeoR/GlpR family DNA-binding transcription regulator, translating to MQSTRPSGNAHRRSEIVAFVKARGVARIDEMADRFGVSTMTIHRDLDHLDAHGMLRKVRSGAEAPSSEAFERNVELRRGLNVIEKQAVACAGYRWAAKQVDMQAVALDDSTTALHVLPELLRHVPVTHAPLTVVTNFLPAINELSTDPRVRLNAIGGDYVADFSSFVGPQSVRTLRDMHYDVLFMSVTAVSRGMCFHPSSAASELKRAFMASAELCVLLIDHTKVTRRAIHRICDLEEFDAVVVDDGLDAAEVQRLEDSGVNVIVAARDMPGGGQR from the coding sequence ATGCAGTCCACCCGACCCAGCGGAAACGCCCATCGCCGGTCCGAGATCGTCGCCTTCGTCAAGGCCCGCGGCGTCGCCCGCATCGACGAGATGGCCGACCGGTTCGGCGTCAGCACCATGACCATCCATCGCGACCTCGATCACCTCGACGCCCACGGCATGCTGCGCAAGGTGCGCTCCGGGGCCGAGGCGCCATCGAGCGAGGCGTTCGAGCGCAACGTCGAACTCCGTAGGGGTCTCAACGTCATCGAGAAGCAAGCGGTCGCGTGCGCCGGCTACCGCTGGGCCGCGAAGCAGGTCGACATGCAGGCGGTGGCGCTCGATGACAGCACCACGGCGCTGCACGTGCTGCCGGAGCTGTTGAGGCACGTGCCAGTGACCCACGCGCCCCTGACCGTGGTGACGAACTTCCTGCCGGCCATCAACGAGCTGTCGACCGACCCCCGGGTCAGGCTGAACGCGATCGGCGGGGACTACGTCGCCGACTTCTCGTCGTTCGTCGGCCCCCAGTCGGTGCGAACGCTGCGCGACATGCACTACGACGTCCTCTTCATGTCGGTGACCGCCGTATCGCGGGGCATGTGCTTCCACCCCTCTAGCGCGGCAAGCGAACTCAAGCGGGCCTTCATGGCGAGCGCCGAACTCTGCGTACTGCTCATCGACCACACGAAGGTCACCCGTCGCGCGATCCACCGCATCTGCGACCTCGAGGAGTTCGATGCCGTCGTCGTCGACGACGGGCTCGACGCGGCGGAGGTGCAACGCCTCGAGGACAGCGGTGTGAACGTCATCGTCGCGGCGCGGGACATGCCAGGAGGCGGCCAACGATGA
- a CDS encoding DUF6632 domain-containing protein, with the protein MSPAYKLLRIALVIFGAICLLLYPLAVVWPAGWAWHAGAPEESDYFMMIVGLYATLGVFLINAARNPSANLSLIWFAAWSSAVHASIMAVQSFGGGHHMGHLAGDVPALLLVAVVLSVLVVRSGVERAPAS; encoded by the coding sequence GTGTCACCTGCGTACAAGCTTCTGCGGATCGCACTCGTGATCTTCGGCGCGATCTGCCTGCTGCTCTATCCCCTGGCCGTGGTGTGGCCGGCGGGCTGGGCATGGCATGCCGGCGCTCCGGAGGAATCCGACTACTTCATGATGATCGTGGGCCTGTACGCGACGCTTGGCGTCTTCCTGATCAACGCGGCACGGAACCCGTCGGCCAACCTGAGCCTGATCTGGTTCGCCGCGTGGTCCAGCGCAGTACACGCTTCGATCATGGCGGTGCAGTCCTTCGGCGGCGGACACCACATGGGGCACCTGGCCGGGGACGTCCCCGCACTGCTCTTGGTGGCCGTCGTGCTGTCCGTGCTCGTGGTTCGCTCCGGCGTCGAGCGCGCTCCGGCTAGCTGA
- a CDS encoding class II aldolase/adducin family protein, with amino-acid sequence MSDRLRFGDERAQVVEACRFLSRSGLVVGTAGNVSVRVDDHVVISPSGVDYETMSPRDVGIHDLDGHVVDAVLEPSSELALHLAVYRSSEHSAVVHTHGPASTALSTVVDVVPASHYYSALFGGSVRVAPYATFGTPQLADNVTAALRDRTAALMGNHGAVLVGTALPKVLGLVPYLEYVCDVHLRAMATGASVRVLDDDELAEVGRRLSGYGQQTTDTATEPE; translated from the coding sequence ATGAGCGACCGACTTCGGTTCGGCGACGAACGCGCACAGGTCGTCGAGGCCTGCCGATTCCTGAGCCGGTCCGGGCTGGTGGTGGGCACGGCGGGGAACGTATCGGTGCGCGTGGACGATCACGTAGTCATCTCCCCCAGCGGCGTCGACTACGAGACGATGTCGCCTCGCGACGTCGGGATCCACGACCTCGACGGCCACGTGGTCGACGCGGTGCTCGAACCGTCCAGCGAGCTGGCCCTGCACCTGGCCGTCTACCGGTCATCGGAGCACAGCGCGGTCGTCCACACGCATGGACCGGCCTCGACCGCGCTATCCACCGTGGTCGACGTGGTGCCGGCGTCCCACTACTACTCGGCGTTGTTCGGTGGTTCGGTCCGCGTCGCGCCGTATGCGACCTTCGGAACGCCGCAGTTGGCCGACAACGTCACCGCCGCACTTCGGGATCGGACGGCGGCGCTGATGGGCAACCACGGCGCGGTCCTCGTCGGTACGGCGTTACCCAAGGTGCTCGGCCTGGTGCCCTACCTCGAGTACGTGTGCGACGTGCACCTCCGGGCCATGGCCACCGGGGCGAGCGTCCGCGTTCTGGACGATGACGAGCTCGCCGAGGTGGGTCGACGGCTCTCGGGCTATGGCCAGCAGACCACCGATACCGCGACAGAACCTGAGTAG
- a CDS encoding zinc-dependent alcohol dehydrogenase produces the protein MRAAMFYGPGDLRLEDVRATEPGPGEVLVEVKAAATCGTDLKSYRRGHPKLFPVLPSRFGHEFAGVVTAVGDGVDQFAVGNRVVAANTVPCGHCWACIRNRESLCENLEFLNGAFAEEVIIPAAIVARNTYLLPDDLDFADAAPLEPLATVVHGMAETGIELGDTVVVHGAGPIGLMFVRLSTLRGANVVSVDQSPWRLEQATRAGAVQTVDLSGVPDFDDRVALIKSHTPHGRGADVGIEAVGLPQVWEQTVRTLRPGATAVLFGGTPKGAPFSVDSSAMHYEEYTLKGVFHHTPNYVRTAVELLASRKVDGSMLVTERRPLEALVPSLEDMAAGRGSKYILVP, from the coding sequence ATGAGAGCCGCCATGTTCTACGGGCCAGGAGACCTACGCCTGGAGGACGTCCGAGCGACGGAACCAGGCCCTGGTGAGGTGCTGGTGGAGGTCAAGGCCGCAGCGACCTGCGGGACCGACTTGAAGTCGTACCGGCGCGGGCACCCGAAGCTGTTCCCCGTCCTGCCGTCAAGGTTCGGCCACGAGTTCGCCGGGGTGGTCACCGCCGTCGGCGACGGGGTCGATCAGTTCGCCGTCGGGAATCGCGTGGTCGCCGCCAACACGGTGCCGTGCGGTCACTGCTGGGCATGCATCCGCAATCGCGAGAGTCTTTGCGAGAACCTCGAATTCCTCAACGGCGCCTTCGCCGAGGAGGTGATCATCCCGGCTGCCATCGTCGCCAGGAATACCTACCTGCTCCCCGACGATCTCGACTTCGCCGACGCCGCACCACTGGAGCCGCTGGCCACCGTGGTGCACGGCATGGCCGAGACGGGAATCGAACTGGGCGACACCGTGGTGGTCCACGGCGCGGGCCCGATCGGTTTGATGTTCGTCCGGCTCTCCACGCTGCGCGGCGCCAACGTCGTCTCCGTCGACCAGTCGCCGTGGCGTCTGGAGCAGGCCACGCGAGCGGGAGCGGTGCAAACCGTTGACCTGTCCGGTGTTCCAGATTTCGACGATCGAGTCGCGTTGATCAAGAGCCACACCCCGCACGGACGCGGCGCCGATGTCGGAATCGAGGCCGTCGGCCTACCGCAGGTGTGGGAGCAGACCGTGCGCACGCTGCGGCCCGGGGCTACCGCGGTGCTCTTTGGCGGAACCCCCAAGGGCGCACCGTTTTCCGTCGACTCGAGTGCCATGCACTACGAGGAGTACACCCTCAAGGGCGTCTTCCATCACACACCGAACTACGTCCGCACCGCCGTCGAGCTGCTGGCCAGCCGAAAGGTCGACGGCTCCATGCTGGTGACCGAGCGTCGACCGTTGGAGGCCCTGGTGCCCAGCCTGGAGGACATGGCCGCCGGCCGCGGCTCGAAGTACATCCTCGTCCCATGA
- a CDS encoding DoxX family protein, translating to MNVEATEPHTQVPTHAGGRLSGRIGVGISVLVGAFLVFDAGGKLAGAPQVKEGTEALGFPASQAFVMGVVLAVCVVVYAVPRTAVLGALGITAYLGGAVTANMRVEAPLFSATLFAVYFGVLMWVGMVLRRPELLKVAGLAR from the coding sequence ATGAACGTCGAAGCCACCGAGCCCCACACCCAAGTCCCCACCCACGCGGGCGGTCGACTGAGCGGGCGGATCGGCGTCGGCATCAGCGTGCTGGTGGGCGCGTTCCTCGTCTTCGACGCGGGCGGGAAGCTCGCGGGTGCGCCGCAGGTGAAGGAGGGCACCGAGGCGCTGGGGTTTCCCGCCAGCCAGGCCTTCGTCATGGGCGTGGTGCTGGCGGTCTGCGTCGTGGTCTACGCGGTTCCGCGGACGGCGGTACTCGGCGCCCTGGGCATCACGGCCTACCTCGGCGGTGCGGTCACGGCGAACATGCGAGTCGAGGCGCCGTTGTTCAGCGCGACTCTCTTCGCCGTCTATTTCGGCGTGCTGATGTGGGTAGGCATGGTGCTGCGTCGACCGGAACTCCTGAAGGTGGCGGGCCTGGCCCGGTGA
- a CDS encoding xylulokinase, producing the protein MTSPLVIAVDCSTTAAKAIVVDATGRTVGTGSHGLDTRSPSPHRFEQNADDWWAATDLAVRRALEGIDDPGAVAAICVTHQRESFVCLDADDRPIRPAILWLDGRAHDEASRYGSPRVELLSGKPADITPGLYKLLWLRDHEPETMARCQRLADVHTYLVHAMTGRWVSSTASVDPLALLDQATGDYSSELLDLAGLRRDQLPDLVPTGTSLGPLRADVASGWGLGSDVTVVAGTGDGQAAGIGLGVTDPGAAYLVLGTAVVIGSETTTYLPSRAYRSMVSAMPGQTTVETFSSSGTFLPTWFRQQFGDSALAGAPDPELEGAAAMLPPGSEHLLTLPYWNAAQTPHWDSRASGVTLGWQGCHTRAHFYRSLLEGIAFELRMQLDGLEQARGERVAVIRAMGGGARSELWVQILADVFDRPLQVCAAGEISALGAAAVALTAIGEFPSLPEAAAAMATTDAVVEPRPWAAAAYAELRSVYQRIYVHTNDLLHDLHDLSLGESQ; encoded by the coding sequence ATGACCTCACCCCTGGTGATCGCGGTCGACTGTTCGACGACGGCGGCCAAGGCGATCGTCGTCGACGCCACGGGGCGCACCGTCGGTACCGGCTCGCATGGCCTCGACACCCGCAGCCCGTCGCCGCATCGGTTCGAACAGAACGCCGACGACTGGTGGGCCGCCACCGATCTGGCCGTCAGACGGGCGCTCGAGGGCATCGACGACCCCGGCGCGGTGGCCGCCATCTGTGTCACCCACCAGCGCGAGAGCTTCGTCTGCCTCGACGCCGACGACCGGCCCATCCGACCGGCGATCCTGTGGCTAGACGGTCGCGCGCACGATGAGGCCAGCCGGTATGGCTCACCTCGGGTCGAACTGTTGTCGGGTAAACCCGCCGACATCACACCCGGCCTCTACAAGCTGCTGTGGTTGCGCGACCACGAACCGGAGACCATGGCGCGCTGCCAGCGGCTCGCCGACGTCCACACCTACCTGGTCCACGCCATGACGGGCCGGTGGGTGTCGAGCACCGCATCGGTGGATCCGCTGGCGTTACTCGATCAGGCCACCGGCGACTACAGCAGCGAGCTCCTCGACCTCGCCGGCCTGCGCCGCGATCAGCTGCCCGACCTCGTGCCCACCGGCACCTCCCTCGGGCCGCTGCGCGCCGACGTCGCCTCCGGGTGGGGCCTCGGCAGCGACGTGACGGTGGTGGCGGGCACCGGTGACGGTCAGGCCGCCGGGATCGGACTGGGGGTCACCGATCCTGGGGCCGCCTATCTGGTGCTCGGCACTGCCGTGGTGATCGGCAGCGAGACGACGACGTACCTGCCCTCACGGGCTTACCGGTCGATGGTCTCGGCGATGCCGGGTCAGACCACGGTGGAGACGTTCAGCTCGTCGGGCACCTTCCTGCCGACGTGGTTCCGGCAGCAGTTCGGCGACTCCGCCCTCGCCGGAGCCCCCGATCCGGAGTTGGAGGGTGCGGCCGCCATGCTCCCGCCCGGCAGCGAGCATCTACTGACGCTCCCCTACTGGAACGCTGCGCAGACGCCGCACTGGGACAGTCGGGCTTCGGGGGTGACGTTGGGCTGGCAGGGCTGCCACACCCGCGCCCACTTCTACCGGTCCCTGCTGGAGGGCATTGCCTTCGAACTCCGCATGCAGCTCGACGGGTTGGAACAGGCGCGGGGGGAACGCGTGGCGGTGATCCGCGCGATGGGCGGCGGCGCACGTAGCGAGCTCTGGGTCCAGATCCTCGCCGACGTCTTCGACCGACCGCTGCAAGTCTGCGCCGCCGGCGAGATCAGCGCGCTGGGGGCAGCGGCCGTCGCGCTGACCGCCATCGGTGAATTCCCCTCGCTTCCCGAAGCGGCGGCGGCAATGGCCACTACCGACGCAGTGGTCGAACCCCGGCCGTGGGCCGCCGCGGCGTATGCCGAGCTGCGGTCGGTGTACCAGCGCATCTACGTGCATACCAATGACCTGCTCCACGACCTGCATGACCTATCGCTAGGAGAATCGCAATGA
- a CDS encoding LLM class flavin-dependent oxidoreductase: protein MTLPVMEPDLDAATLKAWARAIDGGPFSSLCWGERIAFDNPDSLTLLGALSAWTDRVRLVTTVIVPQLHDPVMLAKALATGDMLSGGRLTVGIGIGGRKEDYDAVGADMSTQTMRGMAERVATMRRVWAGEKLTESILPVGPPPVQSGGPRLLVGTIGPKTVRSAATWADGMAGTTLDLDLDKENELFDVARDAWSEAGRPAPHLATSFWFAIGNGDEPRAQMHRHLRRYMNWIPGEFVDAMAPTTGWAGDDDDLVDVLRGFEAIGTDEVHLIPTSSDFDQLRRVAAVAKEFA, encoded by the coding sequence ATGACGCTGCCGGTGATGGAACCCGACCTCGACGCCGCCACGCTGAAGGCGTGGGCGCGGGCCATCGACGGTGGCCCGTTCAGCTCCCTGTGCTGGGGTGAGCGCATCGCCTTCGACAACCCGGACTCGTTGACGCTCCTCGGGGCACTGAGTGCGTGGACCGATCGCGTTCGGCTGGTCACGACCGTCATCGTCCCGCAGCTGCACGACCCGGTCATGCTGGCGAAGGCGCTGGCCACCGGCGACATGCTCAGCGGCGGGCGGCTCACCGTCGGCATCGGCATCGGCGGTAGGAAGGAAGACTACGACGCGGTCGGCGCCGACATGTCGACCCAGACGATGCGCGGCATGGCAGAGCGCGTCGCGACGATGAGGCGGGTGTGGGCGGGCGAGAAGCTCACCGAGTCCATCCTCCCCGTCGGACCTCCGCCGGTGCAGTCGGGCGGTCCGCGGCTGCTGGTCGGGACCATCGGACCCAAGACGGTTCGAAGCGCTGCGACGTGGGCCGACGGGATGGCGGGAACCACCCTCGACCTAGACCTCGACAAGGAGAACGAGCTGTTCGACGTCGCGCGGGACGCGTGGAGCGAGGCCGGGCGGCCCGCGCCTCATCTGGCGACGTCGTTCTGGTTCGCCATCGGGAACGGTGACGAGCCTCGCGCTCAGATGCACCGCCACCTGCGTCGCTACATGAACTGGATTCCTGGCGAATTCGTCGACGCGATGGCACCGACGACGGGTTGGGCGGGCGATGACGACGACCTAGTCGACGTGCTGCGTGGGTTCGAGGCCATCGGCACGGATGAGGTGCACCTCATCCCGACGAGTTCGGACTTCGACCAGCTGCGCCGAGTGGCCGCCGTGGCCAAGGAATTCGCCTGA
- a CDS encoding helix-turn-helix domain-containing protein, translating to MPRNSRPPLSRRERRHPELIGLQEAADYCDVSYRTVRRWIANGHLNAVRVGPRLLKVDAHELAAFLQPTGGAE from the coding sequence ATGCCCAGGAACTCACGTCCTCCTCTCAGTCGTCGGGAACGGCGACACCCTGAACTGATCGGCCTTCAAGAGGCCGCGGATTACTGCGACGTCTCGTATCGCACAGTCCGGCGTTGGATCGCCAATGGTCACCTAAACGCCGTTCGAGTCGGCCCCCGCCTTCTGAAGGTCGACGCACACGAGCTGGCCGCTTTCTTGCAGCCGACCGGCGGTGCTGAATGA